One Cellulosimicrobium protaetiae genomic region harbors:
- a CDS encoding metal-sulfur cluster assembly factor — protein MTTETGAPAEGVAPSPPNVADVEEAMRDVIDPELGINVVDLGLVYGIQIDQNNHAVIDMTLTSAACPLTDVIEDQSAQALEGLVDGFRVNWVWMPPWGPEKITDDGKDQLRALGFNV, from the coding sequence ATGACCACCGAGACCGGCGCACCTGCCGAGGGCGTCGCGCCCAGCCCGCCGAACGTCGCCGACGTCGAAGAGGCGATGCGCGACGTCATCGACCCCGAGCTCGGCATCAACGTCGTCGACCTCGGCCTCGTCTACGGCATCCAGATCGACCAGAACAACCACGCCGTCATCGACATGACCCTCACGTCCGCGGCGTGCCCGCTGACCGACGTCATCGAGGACCAGTCCGCGCAGGCCCTCGAGGGCCTCGTCGACGGCTTCCGCGTCAACTGGGTCTGGATGCCGCCGTGGGGCCCGGAGAAGATCACCGACGACGGCAAGGACCAGCTCCGCGCGCTGGGGTTCAACGTCTGA
- the sufU gene encoding Fe-S cluster assembly sulfur transfer protein SufU, whose product MSSIEQMYQQVILDHAKTPHGRGLVEVADGAASGQSHQVNPTCGDEVTLRVELAGDTIGRVSWEGQGCSISQASLSVLTDLVSGRPVTEAEHLGEVFRELMGSRGKGLDEAAEDELGDATVFTGVSQYPARIKCALLGWAALRDSLVTSGALSARTAAASDAALAARGTTEENR is encoded by the coding sequence ATGAGCTCGATCGAGCAGATGTACCAGCAGGTCATCCTCGACCACGCGAAGACCCCGCACGGCCGGGGCCTGGTCGAGGTGGCGGACGGCGCGGCGAGCGGCCAGTCGCACCAGGTGAATCCCACGTGCGGCGACGAGGTGACGCTGCGCGTCGAGCTCGCCGGCGACACGATCGGCCGCGTGAGCTGGGAGGGACAGGGCTGCAGCATCTCGCAGGCGTCCCTGTCCGTGCTCACCGACCTCGTGTCGGGGCGGCCCGTGACCGAGGCCGAGCACCTGGGCGAGGTCTTCCGCGAGCTCATGGGCTCGCGCGGCAAGGGCCTCGACGAGGCCGCGGAGGACGAGCTGGGCGACGCCACGGTGTTCACGGGCGTCTCGCAGTACCCTGCTCGCATCAAGTGCGCCCTGCTCGGCTGGGCCGCGCTGCGCGACTCGCTCGTCACCTCGGGCGCGCTGAGCGCCCGCACCGCAGCAGCTTCCGACGCGGCGCTCGCCGCGCGGGGAACGACGGAGGAGAACCGATGA
- a CDS encoding cysteine desulfurase, which translates to MTTTAHSSPLTATELAAVRADFPLLERTVRGGRPLVYLDSAATSQKPQVVLDTEVDFYEERNAAVHRGAHQLAEEATEAFEDARADVAAFVGARPGEIVWTSGATAAINLVAYGISNATLGRGGEAARRFALAPGDEIVITEAEHHANIVPWQELAARTGAVLRWFEVDDDGRVRVEDAATVITERTRVVAFAHVSNVTGAITPVEPIVARAREVGALTVLDACQSVPHLPVDLPALGVDFAAFSAHKMLGPTGVGALYGRRELLEALPPVTTGGSMIEVVTMTESSYMAPPQRFEAGTQAVAQVVGFGAAAKYLHELGMEGVAAHEHELAAELLRIGEIPGVRIIGPREPADRLAVVSFVVDGVHAHDVGQVLDDAGIAVRVGHHCAQPLHRRFGIAATARASASVYTTREDVDAFREALAGVRAFFSVD; encoded by the coding sequence ATGACGACCACCGCGCACAGCTCCCCCCTGACGGCGACCGAGCTCGCCGCCGTGCGGGCGGACTTCCCGCTGCTCGAGCGCACCGTGCGCGGTGGTCGTCCGCTCGTCTACCTCGACTCCGCGGCGACGTCGCAGAAGCCGCAGGTCGTCCTCGACACCGAGGTCGACTTCTACGAGGAGCGCAACGCGGCCGTGCACCGCGGCGCGCACCAGCTCGCCGAGGAGGCGACCGAGGCGTTCGAGGACGCCCGCGCGGACGTCGCGGCGTTCGTCGGGGCACGTCCGGGCGAGATCGTCTGGACCTCCGGCGCGACGGCCGCGATCAACCTCGTCGCGTACGGGATCTCGAACGCGACGCTCGGCCGCGGGGGAGAGGCGGCCCGCCGCTTCGCGCTCGCGCCGGGCGACGAGATCGTCATCACGGAGGCGGAGCACCACGCGAACATCGTGCCGTGGCAGGAGCTCGCCGCCCGCACGGGCGCCGTCCTGCGCTGGTTCGAGGTGGACGACGACGGGCGCGTGCGCGTCGAGGACGCCGCGACGGTCATCACGGAGCGGACGCGGGTCGTCGCGTTCGCGCACGTGTCGAACGTGACGGGCGCGATCACGCCCGTCGAGCCGATCGTGGCCCGCGCGCGCGAGGTCGGGGCGCTCACCGTGCTCGACGCGTGCCAGTCCGTGCCGCACCTGCCGGTGGACCTGCCCGCGCTCGGCGTGGACTTCGCGGCGTTCTCGGCGCACAAGATGCTCGGGCCGACAGGCGTCGGCGCACTGTACGGGCGGCGCGAGCTGCTCGAGGCGCTGCCGCCCGTGACGACCGGCGGGTCGATGATCGAGGTCGTCACGATGACCGAGTCGTCGTACATGGCCCCGCCGCAGCGGTTCGAGGCGGGCACGCAGGCCGTCGCGCAGGTCGTCGGGTTCGGCGCCGCCGCGAAGTACCTGCACGAGCTCGGCATGGAGGGCGTCGCGGCGCACGAGCACGAGCTGGCCGCCGAGCTGCTGCGGATCGGGGAGATCCCCGGCGTGCGCATCATCGGCCCGCGCGAGCCGGCCGACCGCCTCGCGGTCGTGTCGTTCGTCGTGGACGGCGTGCACGCGCACGACGTCGGCCAGGTGCTCGACGACGCCGGCATCGCCGTGCGCGTCGGTCACCACTGCGCCCAGCCCCTGCACCGCCGCTTCGGGATCGCCGCGACCGCGCGCGCGTCCGCGTCGGTGTACACCACGCGCGAGGACGTCGACGCGTTCCGGGAAGCATTGGCCGGGGTGCGCGCGTTCTTCTCGGTGGACTGA
- the sufC gene encoding Fe-S cluster assembly ATPase SufC, producing MSTLEIRDLHVSVDTKEGPKPILRGVDLTIASGEVHAIMGPNGSGKSTLAYSIAGHPKYQVTSGTVTLDGEDVLAMSVDERARAGLFLAMQYPVEVPGVSVSNFLRTAKTAIDGEAPALRHWVKDVKGAMERLRMDDSFAERSVNEGFSGGEKKRHEILQMELLKPKFAVLDETDSGLDVDALRIVSEGVNRVHGATDAGILLITHYTRILRYIKPDFVHVFVDGKVAEEGGSELADRLEEEGYDRYLSGSVESASAASA from the coding sequence ATGTCCACTCTCGAGATCCGCGACCTGCACGTCAGCGTCGACACCAAGGAAGGGCCGAAGCCGATCCTGCGCGGCGTCGACCTGACGATCGCCAGCGGCGAGGTCCACGCCATCATGGGCCCGAACGGCTCGGGCAAGTCCACGCTCGCCTACTCGATCGCCGGCCACCCCAAGTACCAGGTCACCAGCGGTACGGTGACGCTCGACGGCGAGGACGTCCTCGCGATGAGCGTCGACGAGCGCGCCCGCGCGGGCCTGTTCCTCGCCATGCAGTACCCGGTCGAGGTCCCCGGCGTCTCCGTGTCGAACTTCCTGCGCACCGCGAAGACCGCGATCGACGGCGAGGCCCCCGCGCTGCGCCACTGGGTCAAGGACGTCAAGGGCGCCATGGAGCGCCTGCGCATGGACGACTCCTTCGCCGAGCGCTCGGTCAACGAGGGCTTCTCCGGTGGTGAGAAGAAGCGCCACGAGATCCTCCAGATGGAGCTCCTCAAGCCGAAGTTCGCCGTCCTCGACGAGACGGACTCGGGCCTCGACGTCGACGCGCTGCGCATCGTCTCCGAGGGCGTGAACCGCGTCCACGGCGCGACGGACGCGGGCATCCTGCTCATCACGCACTACACGCGCATCCTGCGCTACATCAAGCCGGACTTCGTCCACGTCTTCGTCGACGGCAAGGTCGCCGAGGAGGGTGGCTCGGAGCTGGCCGACCGCCTGGAGGAGGAGGGCTACGACCGCTACCTCTCCGGCTCGGTCGAGTCCGCCTCGGCCGCCTCGGCCTGA
- a CDS encoding non-heme iron oxygenase ferredoxin subunit: MTAQPACTTSDLGPEEALRVELPAEDGRVVEVAVIRDGDGDWHAISDICSHGAVSLSDGEVEGCFVECWLHGSQFDVRTGMPTALPAMRPVPVYPVTVDGEQVLVDVDRVVAPT; the protein is encoded by the coding sequence GTGACCGCACAGCCCGCCTGCACGACGTCCGACCTCGGCCCGGAGGAGGCGCTCCGCGTCGAGCTCCCGGCCGAGGACGGGCGCGTCGTCGAGGTCGCGGTCATCCGCGACGGGGACGGCGACTGGCACGCGATCTCGGACATCTGCTCCCACGGGGCCGTGTCCCTGTCGGACGGCGAGGTCGAGGGCTGCTTCGTCGAGTGCTGGCTGCACGGCTCGCAGTTCGACGTGCGGACCGGCATGCCGACCGCGCTCCCCGCGATGCGCCCCGTGCCCGTGTACCCGGTGACGGTCGACGGCGAGCAGGTGCTCGTCGACGTCGACCGCGTCGTCGCTCCCACCTGA
- the sufD gene encoding Fe-S cluster assembly protein SufD: MTTTTIPEEAGLTTDHSRAQADGAHSHGVVPQGSRAERLTSFDLADIPVPSGREEEWRFSPVARLAPLFDEKLVGQSGGGDVRVTVVEAPEVEVAIVGRDDERLGTAGKPGDRTAVTAWNAFEQATVVTVPKEAVASDVTSVRVEGHGTTPTASHVLVRAERHSEAVVVLDHVGTATLNETVEIVVEDGAHLTVVSVQDWADGAVHASSHRARIGRDARLKHVVVTLGGDVVRITPDATFTAEGGDVEMVGLYFADADQHQEHRLFVDHAVPRCKSRVTYKGALQGEGAHAVWVGDVLIQAEAEGTDTYELNRNLVLTDGARADSVPNLEIETGEIEGAGHASATGRFDDEQLFYLQARGIPETEARRLVVRGFFAELIQEIGVASVEERLLEAIERELSKSMSIIDGSAEPAEATA, encoded by the coding sequence ATGACCACCACCACCATTCCCGAAGAGGCCGGTCTGACCACCGACCACTCGCGCGCGCAGGCCGACGGGGCGCACTCGCACGGCGTCGTGCCCCAGGGCTCGCGCGCCGAGCGGCTCACGTCGTTCGACCTCGCCGACATCCCCGTGCCCTCCGGGCGCGAGGAGGAGTGGCGCTTCTCGCCCGTCGCGCGCCTCGCGCCGCTGTTCGACGAGAAGCTCGTCGGGCAGAGCGGCGGCGGCGACGTGCGCGTCACGGTCGTCGAGGCCCCCGAGGTCGAGGTCGCGATCGTCGGTCGCGACGACGAGCGGCTCGGCACGGCCGGCAAGCCCGGCGACCGCACGGCCGTCACGGCGTGGAACGCGTTCGAGCAGGCCACGGTCGTCACGGTGCCCAAGGAGGCCGTCGCGTCCGACGTGACGTCCGTGCGCGTCGAGGGTCACGGCACGACGCCGACCGCGAGCCACGTCCTCGTGCGCGCCGAGCGGCACTCGGAGGCCGTCGTCGTGCTCGACCACGTCGGGACCGCGACGCTCAACGAGACGGTCGAGATCGTCGTCGAGGACGGCGCGCACCTCACGGTCGTGTCCGTCCAGGACTGGGCCGACGGCGCCGTGCACGCGTCGTCGCACCGCGCCCGCATCGGGCGCGACGCGCGGCTCAAGCACGTGGTCGTGACGCTCGGCGGCGACGTCGTGCGCATCACCCCGGACGCGACGTTCACGGCCGAGGGCGGCGACGTCGAGATGGTCGGCCTCTACTTCGCGGACGCGGACCAGCATCAGGAGCACCGCCTGTTCGTCGACCACGCCGTGCCGCGCTGCAAGTCGCGCGTCACGTACAAGGGCGCGCTCCAGGGCGAGGGCGCGCACGCCGTGTGGGTCGGGGACGTGCTGATCCAGGCCGAGGCCGAGGGCACGGACACCTACGAGCTCAACCGCAACCTCGTCCTCACGGACGGCGCGCGCGCGGACTCGGTGCCGAACCTCGAGATCGAGACGGGCGAGATCGAGGGCGCGGGGCACGCGTCCGCGACCGGCCGGTTCGACGACGAGCAGCTCTTCTACCTGCAGGCTCGCGGCATCCCGGAGACCGAGGCGCGCCGCCTCGTCGTCCGCGGCTTCTTCGCCGAGCTCATCCAGGAGATCGGCGTCGCGTCGGTCGAGGAGCGCCTGCTCGAGGCGATCGAGCGCGAGCTGAGCAAGTCCATGTCGATCATCGACGGGAGCGCCGAGCCCGCCGAGGCGACGGCGTGA
- the sufB gene encoding Fe-S cluster assembly protein SufB: MSAPTQDATGTAQPTGEKQTDDEIIASIGAYGYGWHDSDAAGEAAQRGLSEDVVRNISALKDEPEWMLKTRLKALRLFDKKPMPSWGSDLTGIDFDNIKYFVRSTEKQAASWDDLPEDIKETYDKLGIPEAEKQRLVAGVAAQYESEVVYHQINEELERQGVIFLDTDTALREHPELFQEYFGTVIPSGDNKFAALNSAVWSGGSFVYVPPGVHVEIPLQAYFRINTENMGQFERTLIIADEGSYVHYVEGCTAPIYSSDSLHSAVVEIIVKKNARVRYTTIQNWSNNVYNLVTKRATAAEGATMEWVDGNIGSKVTMKYPAIYLLGEHARGETLSIAFAGEGQHQDAGAKMVHAAPHTSSSIVSKSVARGGGRTSYRGLVQVLEGASHSASTVLCDALLVDQISRSDTYPYVDVREDDVSMGHEATVSRVSEDQLFYLMSRGMEETEAMAMIVRGFVEPIARELPMEYALELNRLIELQMEGSVG; the protein is encoded by the coding sequence ATGAGCGCTCCCACCCAGGACGCCACCGGCACGGCCCAGCCGACCGGTGAGAAGCAGACCGACGACGAGATCATCGCCTCGATCGGTGCCTACGGATACGGCTGGCACGACAGCGACGCCGCCGGCGAGGCCGCACAGCGCGGCCTGTCCGAGGACGTCGTGCGCAACATCTCGGCGCTGAAGGACGAGCCCGAGTGGATGCTCAAGACGCGGCTCAAGGCCCTGCGCCTCTTCGACAAGAAGCCCATGCCGAGCTGGGGCTCCGACCTCACGGGCATCGACTTCGACAACATCAAGTACTTCGTGCGCTCCACGGAGAAGCAGGCCGCCTCGTGGGACGACCTGCCCGAGGACATCAAGGAGACGTACGACAAGCTCGGGATCCCCGAGGCGGAGAAGCAGCGCCTCGTCGCGGGCGTCGCCGCGCAGTACGAGTCCGAGGTGGTCTACCACCAGATCAACGAGGAGCTCGAGCGCCAGGGCGTCATCTTCCTCGACACGGACACCGCGCTGCGCGAGCACCCGGAGCTCTTCCAGGAGTACTTCGGCACCGTCATCCCCTCGGGCGACAACAAGTTCGCCGCGCTCAACTCGGCCGTGTGGTCGGGCGGGTCGTTCGTCTACGTGCCCCCGGGCGTGCACGTCGAGATCCCGCTCCAGGCCTACTTCCGCATCAACACGGAGAACATGGGCCAGTTCGAGCGGACGCTGATCATCGCGGACGAGGGCTCGTACGTGCACTACGTCGAGGGCTGCACCGCGCCGATCTACTCGTCGGACTCGCTGCACTCCGCGGTCGTCGAGATCATCGTCAAGAAGAACGCCCGCGTGCGGTACACGACCATCCAGAACTGGTCGAACAACGTGTACAACCTCGTGACCAAGCGGGCGACCGCGGCCGAGGGCGCGACGATGGAGTGGGTCGACGGCAACATCGGCTCCAAGGTCACCATGAAGTACCCGGCGATCTACCTGCTCGGCGAGCACGCGCGCGGCGAGACGCTCTCGATCGCGTTCGCGGGCGAGGGCCAGCACCAGGACGCCGGGGCCAAGATGGTCCACGCGGCGCCGCACACGTCGTCGTCCATCGTGTCGAAGTCGGTCGCGCGCGGCGGTGGCCGCACGTCGTACCGCGGCCTGGTCCAGGTCCTCGAGGGCGCCTCGCACTCGGCCTCGACCGTGCTGTGCGACGCGCTGCTCGTCGACCAGATCTCCCGGTCCGACACCTACCCGTACGTCGACGTCCGCGAGGACGACGTGTCCATGGGGCACGAGGCGACGGTCTCGCGGGTGAGCGAGGACCAGCTGTTCTACCTCATGTCCCGAGGCATGGAGGAGACCGAGGCGATGGCCATGATCGTGCGCGGGTTCGTCGAGCCCATCGCGCGCGAGCTGCCCATGGAGTACGCGCTCGAGCTCAACCGCCTCATCGAGCTGCAGATGGAAGGGTCCGTCGGCTGA
- a CDS encoding helix-turn-helix transcriptional regulator, producing the protein MAAGSVRPDALRAATPAGGQTAAPTAVPAADVDRRTRERVLELVASAGPVSAADLAATLGITPAAVRRHLALLEEDDLVAVHDAGHPTGMRGRPARRYVTTSAGQGELSGTYADLATQALRYLRDVAGPDAVERFAQDRLAELADRYAGRLDAGDVEGRAAQLAAALADDGYAASVRPVPGTSAVQLCQGHCPVQHVAEEFPQLCEAEAQVFAKLLGSHVQRLSTLATGAHACTTNVPVGMPVPVPAPRAARPLRDHDGHAHAGHDHDVRARGRPTSGET; encoded by the coding sequence ATGGCCGCAGGATCCGTCCGACCGGACGCGCTGCGCGCTGCCACCCCCGCAGGCGGTCAGACCGCGGCGCCGACCGCTGTGCCCGCCGCCGACGTCGACCGCCGCACGCGCGAGCGCGTGCTCGAGCTCGTGGCGAGCGCGGGCCCCGTGAGCGCCGCCGACCTCGCCGCCACGCTCGGGATCACCCCCGCCGCCGTCCGGCGCCACCTCGCCCTCCTCGAGGAGGACGATCTCGTCGCCGTGCACGACGCCGGGCACCCCACCGGGATGCGCGGACGCCCCGCGCGGCGGTACGTGACGACGTCGGCCGGACAGGGTGAGCTCAGCGGCACCTACGCCGACCTCGCGACCCAGGCGCTGCGGTACCTGCGCGACGTCGCGGGCCCGGACGCCGTCGAGCGCTTCGCCCAGGACCGGCTCGCCGAGCTCGCCGACCGCTACGCGGGTCGGCTCGACGCGGGCGACGTCGAGGGCCGGGCCGCCCAGCTCGCGGCGGCGCTCGCGGACGACGGCTACGCGGCGAGCGTGCGCCCCGTGCCCGGCACCTCCGCGGTCCAGCTGTGCCAGGGCCACTGCCCGGTGCAGCACGTGGCCGAGGAGTTCCCGCAGCTGTGCGAGGCGGAGGCGCAGGTCTTCGCCAAGCTGCTCGGCTCGCACGTGCAGCGCCTCTCGACGCTCGCGACGGGCGCGCACGCGTGCACGACGAACGTCCCGGTGGGCATGCCCGTCCCGGTGCCCGCACCGCGGGCGGCCCGCCCGCTCCGAGACCACGACGGCCATGCTCACGCAGGCCACGACCACGACGTCCGGGCGCGCGGTCGCCCGACGTCGGGCGAGACCTGA
- a CDS encoding ABC transporter ATP-binding protein, whose product MPAPAVLVHDLVKRYDGRAVVDGVSLTAELGAITAVLGPNGAGKTTTVECCEGLRSPDAGRVEVLGLDPLTDARDLRPRVGVMLQDGGLPTGVRALEMLRHVASMYARPRDVGELTERLGLESFARTTVRRLSGGQRQRLALAAAIVGRPEVVFLDEPSAGMDPQSRHAVWELVRELRAEGVGIVLTTHLMDEAEDLADHVYVVDHGKVIAAGATRDLLETGADGEADRTVRFEATPALDLGGLRAALAGTGVPDGVAPGAWAIAEPQPGSYTLTGPADPATLVALTTWLAARGVLASRVTVGRRTLEDVFLDLTGRHLR is encoded by the coding sequence GTGCCCGCCCCCGCCGTGCTCGTGCACGACCTCGTCAAGCGCTACGACGGTCGTGCCGTCGTCGACGGCGTGTCCCTGACTGCCGAGCTGGGCGCGATCACCGCGGTGCTCGGCCCCAACGGCGCCGGCAAGACCACGACGGTCGAGTGCTGCGAGGGCCTGCGCTCCCCGGACGCCGGACGTGTCGAGGTCCTCGGGCTCGACCCCCTGACCGACGCGCGCGACCTGCGCCCGCGCGTCGGCGTCATGCTCCAGGACGGCGGGCTGCCGACGGGCGTGCGCGCCCTGGAGATGCTGCGGCACGTCGCGTCGATGTACGCGCGGCCGCGCGACGTCGGCGAGCTCACCGAGCGCCTCGGCCTGGAGAGCTTCGCGCGCACGACCGTCCGGCGGCTGTCCGGCGGCCAACGGCAGCGCCTCGCGCTCGCCGCGGCGATCGTCGGGCGTCCGGAGGTCGTCTTCCTCGACGAGCCGAGCGCGGGGATGGACCCGCAGAGCCGCCACGCCGTGTGGGAGCTCGTGCGAGAGCTGCGCGCCGAGGGCGTGGGGATCGTCCTCACCACGCACCTCATGGACGAGGCGGAGGACCTGGCCGACCACGTCTACGTCGTCGACCACGGGAAGGTCATCGCCGCGGGCGCGACGCGCGACCTGCTCGAGACCGGCGCCGACGGCGAGGCGGACCGCACCGTCCGCTTCGAGGCGACTCCTGCGCTCGACCTGGGCGGCCTGCGCGCCGCGCTCGCCGGGACGGGCGTGCCCGACGGCGTCGCCCCGGGCGCGTGGGCCATCGCCGAGCCGCAACCCGGCTCGTACACCCTCACCGGCCCCGCCGACCCCGCGACGCTCGTGGCACTGACGACGTGGCTCGCCGCGCGCGGCGTCCTCGCGTCGCGCGTCACGGTGGGCCGCCGCACGCTCGAGGACGTGTTCCTCGACCTCACGGGACGGCACCTGCGATGA
- a CDS encoding ABC transporter permease, translating into MSATPTSTTPEAESRTGAAELAAPAWRRVVAQTAFETRMILRNGEQLLVTIILPVMLLLGLVLTSFVDLDTGGATRVDFVTPGVLALAVMSTAFTSQAIATAFDRRNGVLRLMSTTPLGRGGLLAGKVLGVLAVEVVQVVVITGVALALGWQPDPAGIPAAVLAVLLGTAAFTSLAMLLAGTLRAEGVLAVANLVLVLLTVGGGVLVPADQLPGPLEHVALLLPSGALGEAMRGALLDGAVPPFSVVVLLGWTAALGWGAGKLFRWT; encoded by the coding sequence ATGAGCGCGACCCCGACGTCGACCACGCCCGAGGCCGAGAGCCGGACGGGGGCCGCCGAGCTCGCCGCACCCGCGTGGCGCCGCGTGGTGGCCCAGACGGCGTTCGAGACGCGCATGATCCTGCGCAACGGCGAACAGCTCCTCGTGACGATCATCCTGCCCGTCATGCTCCTGCTCGGGCTCGTCCTCACGTCCTTCGTGGACCTCGACACGGGCGGCGCGACGCGCGTCGACTTCGTGACGCCGGGCGTGCTCGCGCTCGCCGTGATGTCGACGGCGTTCACGTCCCAGGCCATCGCGACCGCGTTCGACCGACGCAACGGCGTCCTGCGCCTCATGTCGACCACTCCCCTGGGCCGCGGCGGTCTCCTCGCGGGAAAGGTGCTCGGCGTCCTCGCGGTCGAGGTCGTGCAGGTCGTCGTCATCACGGGGGTCGCGCTCGCGCTTGGCTGGCAGCCCGACCCTGCAGGCATCCCCGCGGCCGTGCTCGCGGTGCTGCTCGGGACCGCCGCCTTCACGTCGCTCGCGATGCTGCTCGCCGGGACGCTGCGCGCCGAGGGCGTCCTCGCCGTCGCGAACCTCGTCCTCGTGCTGCTCACCGTCGGCGGCGGCGTCCTCGTCCCGGCCGACCAGCTCCCCGGACCGCTCGAGCACGTCGCGCTCCTGCTGCCGTCGGGTGCGCTCGGCGAGGCGATGCGCGGCGCGCTGCTCGACGGTGCTGTGCCGCCGTTCTCCGTCGTCGTGCTGCTCGGCTGGACCGCCGCGCTCGGCTGGGGCGCGGGCAAGCTCTTCCGCTGGACCTGA
- a CDS encoding COX15/CtaA family protein: MSTPPPALDPAPADSPAGAASGDGAARPDRLAPLRRWTRPVLVANLVAQIGIIVTGGAVRLTGSGLGCSTWPQCEPGQFAAKFHPETTYHQFIEYGNRTLTGVLSVIAIAALVLVWTDRSRVLSYRLLGAVPLLGVAAQAVIGGVIVLLHLHPGWVSLHFVVSAALVSVSLLLLHRSGEGDGPPVPTVAPRSRALAWTLYGLTALVVVLGVIVTGAGPHSGDEEVGYRFAVDPALMSKLHAWAVWVFVAVLVAYLVSVRRGPREPRRAAWLLLAITLAQGLIGYVQYFTGLPALLVGLHMLGSALLVAGSTRVVLTTRTRA; the protein is encoded by the coding sequence GTGAGCACCCCGCCCCCCGCGCTCGACCCCGCTCCCGCCGACAGCCCGGCGGGCGCCGCGTCAGGCGACGGCGCCGCCCGCCCGGACCGGCTCGCGCCGCTGCGCCGGTGGACCCGGCCGGTGCTCGTCGCGAACCTGGTGGCGCAGATCGGCATCATCGTCACCGGCGGTGCGGTACGGCTCACGGGCTCGGGGCTCGGATGCTCGACCTGGCCGCAGTGCGAGCCCGGGCAGTTCGCGGCGAAGTTCCACCCCGAGACGACGTACCACCAGTTCATCGAGTACGGGAACCGCACGCTCACCGGGGTGCTGAGCGTCATCGCGATCGCGGCCCTCGTGCTCGTGTGGACCGACCGCTCGCGCGTCCTGTCCTACCGGCTCCTCGGCGCCGTCCCGCTGCTCGGCGTCGCCGCGCAGGCGGTCATCGGCGGCGTGATCGTCCTGCTGCACCTGCACCCGGGGTGGGTGTCCCTGCACTTCGTCGTCTCGGCCGCGCTCGTCTCCGTCTCGCTGCTCCTCCTGCACCGGTCCGGCGAGGGCGACGGGCCGCCCGTCCCGACGGTCGCGCCGCGCTCGCGCGCGCTCGCCTGGACGTTGTACGGGTTGACGGCGCTCGTCGTGGTCCTCGGAGTCATCGTCACCGGCGCCGGCCCGCACAGCGGCGACGAGGAGGTCGGCTACCGCTTCGCCGTCGATCCCGCGCTCATGAGCAAGCTCCACGCGTGGGCCGTGTGGGTGTTCGTCGCGGTCCTCGTCGCGTACCTCGTGAGCGTCCGCCGCGGGCCGCGGGAGCCGCGCCGCGCGGCCTGGCTCCTGCTCGCCATCACGCTGGCCCAGGGGTTGATCGGGTACGTCCAGTACTTCACGGGCCTGCCCGCGCTCCTCGTGGGCCTGCACATGCTCGGCTCGGCGCTCCTCGTCGCCGGCTCGACGCGCGTCGTCCTGACGACCCGCACCCGCGCCTGA
- a CDS encoding formylglycine-generating enzyme family protein — MGPPLPDLVPVPAGRLDVADARTGESRSVTLEPFRVARTPVTAGQHRAVLDAVLDADVLRPHPQGGPSGVDDDVPVHGLTWFESVRWCNAASRVAGLDPAYRVEGRDVRWDVRSAGYRLPTEAEWEHACRGGTSGPRYGPVGDVAWTADDGVDGPRPVATRLPNAFGLHDTLGNVWEWCWDYADTARYGEYRSLRGGGWADRTWSVRAGVRRGSAPDARIEDVGLRVAQGAVGESGVPAAQGWSDAEDRARARVPGLLPLGWTPLTFPSAEAADAKGTEH; from the coding sequence GTGGGCCCTCCTCTTCCCGACCTCGTCCCCGTCCCGGCCGGTCGGCTCGACGTCGCCGACGCGCGCACCGGGGAGTCGCGCTCCGTCACCCTGGAGCCGTTCCGCGTCGCGCGCACCCCGGTGACCGCCGGTCAGCACCGGGCCGTCCTCGATGCCGTCCTCGATGCCGACGTGCTCCGCCCGCACCCCCAGGGTGGCCCGTCGGGTGTCGACGACGACGTGCCCGTGCACGGTCTGACGTGGTTCGAGTCGGTGCGCTGGTGCAACGCGGCGTCCCGGGTGGCGGGCCTGGACCCGGCGTACCGGGTCGAGGGTCGGGACGTCCGGTGGGACGTGCGGTCCGCGGGCTACCGGCTCCCGACCGAGGCCGAGTGGGAGCACGCCTGCCGCGGCGGGACGAGCGGCCCGCGATACGGCCCGGTCGGCGACGTCGCGTGGACCGCGGACGACGGCGTCGACGGTCCACGCCCCGTCGCCACGCGGCTCCCGAACGCGTTCGGTCTCCACGACACGCTCGGCAACGTCTGGGAGTGGTGCTGGGACTACGCCGACACCGCCCGCTACGGCGAGTACCGGAGCCTGCGGGGCGGCGGCTGGGCGGACCGGACCTGGAGCGTGCGCGCGGGGGTTCGTCGTGGCAGCGCGCCCGACGCGCGCATCGAGGACGTCGGGCTGCGCGTCGCGCAGGGTGCCGTGGGCGAGTCGGGCGTCCCTGCCGCCCAAGGGTGGTCGGACGCGGAGGACCGCGCCCGGGCGCGGGTCCCCGGCCTCCTGCCGCTCGGATGGACGCCGTTGACGTTCCCGTCCGCCGAGGCGGCTGACGCCAAGGGCACCGAGCACTAG